A section of the Selenomonadales bacterium genome encodes:
- a CDS encoding tyrosine-type recombinase/integrase, translating to MNRKKHYTLPSFSDLPKAADTLTEEEFLADPFPYMKLTTRTKNPSKDTEATYRSHLGQFLTWCKELDCSPFILTKEQLSYFRDWLLNCGLKPATVALKLTVIRHFYTTAISYGFTSSNPALRLAIKSPTEKAPPKKSLTAEEVSHLFSVFPDEDSTRVLRDKLLLSFMVLEGLRIVELHKMNENDINASLRSIRIDRQTIYPRNDTFTLLSRYLATKEVRLPDKNGLIPVFTVLGNNNHGNRMSRQSIRDAISDTLDKAGLKQQGITCHTLRHTCGTLLFQATGNLDLVQQTMRHKDKQLLATYQTPPSDTPSRHTTLLPIDILSKNKKDASHRK from the coding sequence ATGAATCGCAAAAAACATTACACCCTCCCCTCCTTCTCCGACCTGCCAAAGGCGGCAGATACTCTTACCGAAGAAGAATTTCTCGCCGATCCGTTCCCATATATGAAACTGACGACACGCACCAAAAATCCTTCGAAAGATACCGAAGCAACATATCGTTCGCATCTCGGTCAATTTCTTACTTGGTGCAAAGAACTTGATTGTTCACCATTCATCCTAACAAAAGAACAATTATCTTATTTTCGCGATTGGCTATTGAACTGCGGACTTAAACCCGCAACTGTCGCCCTAAAGTTGACTGTTATTCGCCACTTCTATACGACAGCTATTTCTTACGGTTTCACTTCATCGAACCCCGCACTTCGTTTGGCGATAAAATCCCCCACCGAAAAGGCCCCTCCCAAAAAATCATTGACAGCGGAAGAAGTATCTCACCTATTCTCTGTTTTTCCCGATGAAGATTCCACGCGAGTACTGAGAGATAAGCTCCTCCTCTCTTTCATGGTGCTTGAAGGGCTTCGCATTGTCGAACTTCACAAGATGAATGAAAACGATATCAACGCCTCTCTCCGCTCCATCCGCATTGATCGTCAAACTATTTATCCAAGAAATGATACGTTCACTCTTTTATCTCGCTATCTTGCAACAAAAGAAGTACGCCTTCCCGATAAAAACGGACTGATCCCCGTATTCACCGTGCTGGGCAACAATAACCACGGCAATCGCATGTCACGTCAGTCGATTCGCGATGCAATCAGCGACACTCTCGATAAAGCAGGACTAAAACAGCAAGGCATCACCTGCCATACACTCAGACACACCTGCGGCACACTCCTCTTTCAGGCAACAGGCAACCTTGATCTCGTCCAACAGACAATGCGCCACAAAGATAAACAACTCCTTGCTACATACCAGACTCCCCCATCCGATACACCAAGTCGTCACACTACTTTATTGCCGATCGACATATTGAGCAAAAATAAAAAAGATGCCTCACATCGAAAATAA
- the dapA gene encoding 4-hydroxy-tetrahydrodipicolinate synthase, with protein sequence MKDFGRVITAMVTPFHEDGSVNYEGAAELARHLVANGSDGLVVAGSTGEAATMTAEEKLKLFEVVLEAVGDRASVIAGTGSNDTMATVRFTQAAEKVGVHGALVVGPYYNKPTQEGFYQHFKTIAEATSLPIMLYNVPGRTASNIAPETVARLAEIPNIVAIKEASGNIEQATEIIRVTPADFKVYSGDDAMTLPLIAVGGEGIVSVAGHVVGNQIQAMIQAFLAGDIKKAQEINLSILPVFKAMFIVTNPIPVKTSVGLLGLPAGPLRLPLTAADDAVVAKLKAVLATIQ encoded by the coding sequence ATGAAAGATTTTGGTCGTGTTATAACTGCTATGGTCACACCGTTCCATGAAGACGGTAGCGTAAATTACGAAGGTGCGGCAGAACTGGCTCGTCATTTGGTTGCGAACGGTTCGGATGGCTTGGTTGTTGCGGGCAGTACGGGTGAAGCTGCAACGATGACAGCGGAAGAAAAATTGAAATTGTTTGAAGTAGTGCTCGAAGCAGTCGGTGATCGTGCGTCGGTTATTGCAGGCACAGGCTCGAATGATACGATGGCTACGGTTCGATTCACGCAGGCTGCGGAAAAAGTCGGCGTGCATGGTGCACTCGTAGTCGGTCCGTACTACAACAAACCGACACAAGAGGGCTTCTATCAGCATTTCAAAACGATCGCAGAAGCAACTTCGCTTCCGATCATGCTCTATAATGTACCCGGTCGTACAGCATCGAACATTGCACCGGAAACGGTTGCGCGTCTTGCTGAGATCCCGAATATCGTAGCGATCAAAGAAGCAAGCGGTAACATTGAACAGGCAACGGAAATTATCCGCGTAACGCCTGCTGATTTCAAAGTATACAGCGGTGACGATGCAATGACGCTTCCGCTTATTGCGGTCGGCGGTGAAGGTATTGTCAGTGTGGCGGGTCATGTAGTCGGTAATCAGATACAGGCTATGATCCAGGCATTCTTGGCAGGCGATATCAAAAAAGCACAGGAGATCAACCTTTCTATTCTTCCGGTGTTCAAAGCGATGTTCATCGTTACGAATCCGATTCCGGTAAAAACTTCGGTCGGCCTCTTGGGTCTTCCGGCAGGTCCGCTTCGTCTTCCGCTTACAGCTGCTGATGATGCAGTCGTAGCAAAATTGAAAGCAGTTCTTGCGACGATTCAATAA